In a genomic window of Brassica rapa cultivar Chiifu-401-42 chromosome A10, CAAS_Brap_v3.01, whole genome shotgun sequence:
- the LOC103844056 gene encoding transcription factor GTE4 has product MASEPVNDGGREKQSIRVYTRKGKGQRKQSPFFAFATDEIGKANNRLNPPETVAPESSDPIAVEKTALETKSREDSTEAPSDKVIDKPHDDVSLGAADKSVIQSVPGPLVQDDANTVVGEKSVEVPSQSFKTQDDVNTVVVDENSIKEPSESLAQEEDVTTVVVDKKAIDAPSETLSVEDINTVVVDKNPIEVSSENVVDGVKEAHPENLPERDAPDAQQTAGLTSDSAGESMPMEEGVDGRIKIHVPSKSKQQKEEIRKKLEDQLNVVRGLVKRIEDKEGEIGAYDDSRLLASTGITNGGGRILSGFASAGLPREVIRTPRPLNQLSISVLENTQGLSEHVEKEKRTPKANQFYRNSEFLLGDKLPPTESNKKSKSSAKKHGGEVGHGFGAGSKVFKNCSALLERLMKHKHGWVFNAPVDVKALGLHDYFTIIEHPMDLGTVKSALTRNVYESPREFAEDVRLTFHNAMTYNPPGQDVHIMAQVLLQMFEERWAVIEADYNRQMRFVTSYEMNLPASTMRSRLGPTMPPPPINVRNTIDRADWSSHHPDLQHPKPTTTPGRTPTSTTPSGRTPALKKPKANEPNKRDMTYEEKQKLSGHLQNLPPDKLDAIVQIVNKRNTAVKLQDEEIEVDIDSVDPETLWELDRFVINYKKGLSKKKRKAELANQARAEAERNGQQQMAPAPVAREFSREGGNTAKKTLPTPLPSQVEKQNNETSRSSSSSSSSSSSSSSSDSDSDSSSSSGSDQT; this is encoded by the exons GTCACCTTTCTTTGCCTTTGCCACCGATGAAATTGGGAAAGCAAACAATCGTCTGAATCCTCCTGAAACTGTAGCTCCAGAGTCTTCGGATCCTATAGCTGTAGAAAAGACTGCTCTTGAGACCAAGTCGCGGGAAGACTCAACTGAAGCaccttctgacaaagtgattgaTAAGCCTCATGATGATGTCAGTTTGGGCGCTGCTGATAAGAGCGTTATTCAATCTGTACCAGGTCCTTTGGTTCAGGATGATGCGAATACTGTTGTAGGTGAGAAGTCTGTGGAAGTACCCTCCCAAAGCTTTAAAACTCAAGATGATGTCAATACAGTAGTTGTCGATGAGAACTCTATAAAGGAACCTTCTGAAAGCCTTGCCCAAGAAGAAGATGTTACCACCGTGGTTGTTGACAAGAAGGCTATTGATGCACCTTCTGAAACCCTATCCGTGGAAGATATCAATACTGTTGTTGTTGACAAGAATCCCATTGAAGTATCTTCTGAAAACGTGGTAGATGGAGTAAAAGAAGCTCATCCTGAAAACCTTCCGGAAAGAGATGCCCCTGATGCTCAACAGACAGCAGGGCTTACCTCTGATTCTGCTGGTGAAAGCATGCCAATGGAGGAGGGCGTAGATGGACGCATAAAGATACATGTACCCTCCAAATCGAAGCAACAGAAAGAGGAGATTAGGAAGAAGCTTGAAGATCAGCTTAACGTGGTCAGAGGTCTGGTAAAGAGGATAGAGGATAAAGAGGGCGAGATTGGTGCGTATGACGACTCTCGTCTCTTGGCTAGCACTGGTATTACTAATGGAGGAGGAAGGATTCTCTCAGGTTTTGCGTCAGCTGGACTTCCTCGTGAGGTCATCAGAACACCAAGGCCTTTAAATCAACTAAGTATATCCGTGTTAGAGAATACTCAGGGGTTAAGTGAGCATGTGGAGAAAGAGAAAAGAACACCCAAGGCAAATCAGTTTTATAGAAATTCAGAGTTTTTACTTGGTGACAAGTTGCCACCCACAGAGAGTAACAAGAAATCAAAATCAAGTGCAAAGAAGCACGGAGGGGAGGTTGGTCATGGTTTTGGTGCAGGCTCTAAAGTTTTCAAGAATTGCAGTGCACTACTTGAAAGGCTGATGAAGCATAAGCATGGTTGGGTGTTCAATGCTCCTGTAGATGTGAAGGCTCTAGGTTTGCATGATTACTTCACCATTATCGAGCACCCTATGGATTTGGGAACGGTCAAGTCTGCATTAACAAGAAATGTGTACGAGTCACCAAGAGAATTTGCAGAGGATGTTAGACTTACTTTCCACAACGCCATGACTTACAATCCACCGGGACAGGATGTCCATATCATGGCGCAAGTGCTATTACAGATGTTTGAGGAGAGATGGGCTGTCATAGAGGCAGACTATAATCGTCAAATGAGATTTGTCACTAGTTATGAGATGAATCTTCCAGCTTCTACAATGAGGTCTAGACTGGGTCCTACGATGCCACCACCACCTATTAATGTGAGGAATACAATAGATAGAGCAGACTGGAGTAGTCATCATCCTGACTTGCAGCATCCAAAGCCAACAACAACGCCTGGCAGAACACCGACCAGCACAACACCTTCTGGAAGGACACCTGCTCTGAAGAAGCCAAAGGCAAACGAACCAAATAAAAGGGATATGACGTATGAAGAGAAGCAGAAGCTTAGTGGCCATTTGCAGAATTTGCCTCCAGACAAACTAGATGCAATTGTGCAAATTGTGAACAAGAGGAACACTGCTGTGAAGCTACAGGATGAAGAAATTGAAGTCGATATAGATAGTGTTGATCCGGAGACCCTGTGGGAGTTGGACAGATTTGTAATCAACTACAAAAAGGGTTTgagcaagaaaaagagaaaagctGAGCTAGCGAATCAAGCTAGAGCAGAGGCCGAGAGGAATGGCCAACAACAGATG GCTCCAGCACCAGTGGCACGTGAGTTTTCTAGGGAGGGTGGAAACACAG CTAAAAAGACACTCCCTACCCCATTACCTTctcaagtggagaagcaaaacaATGAGACAAGCAGATCAAGTAGTTCAAGCAGCTCTTCCAGTAGTTCCAGCTCTTCTAGTG ATTCGGACAGCGATAGCTCTTCGTCATCTGGATCAGATCAGACTTAG
- the LOC103844057 gene encoding phospholipase A1-IIalpha, translating into MRTLNKYLKTGTIYVKGHALRTNSFTQRNNVTIQKKQGKKLKASMLGAIAKRWKVLSGQNKWKGLLDPLDPDLRRYIIHYGEMAQVGYDAFNWDRKSLYAGDCYYSKSQIFARTGYLKANPFRYNVTKYIYATASLNLPICFIVKSLSKEASRVQTNWIGYVAVATDEGKALLGRRDIVVAWRGTLQPYEWANDFDFPLESGVKVFPVFDSKIVPRIGSGWLDVYTSSDAKSPYDTTSAREQVQGELKRLLDVYKNEEVSITFTGHSLGGVMSTLAAADLVNGKKNTISSGLERKQVPITVFAFGCPRIGDQDFVKIVDSLKQLNILRIVNVPDVAPHYPLLLYAEVGQELQINTLNSTYLKRSLNFRNYHNLEIYLHGMAGMQDKAGLFKLVIGRDISLVNKGLDALKDEFLVPSTWRCLANKGMVQKDDGTWQLDVHRKDHDDD; encoded by the exons ATGCGTACACTTAACAAATACTTAAAAACCGGCACTATATATGTGAAGGGCCATGCATTAAGGACCAATTCCTTCACACAAAGGAACAATGTTACCATCCAGAAAAAGCAGGGAAAAAAACTAAAGGCAAGCATGTTGGGAGCCATAGCCAAGAGGTGGAAAGTTCTAAGCGGCCAAAACAAATGGAAAGGCCTCCTTGACCCACTTGACCCAGACCTTCGTCGCTACATCATTCACTACGGCGAGATGGCTCAGGTTGGTTACGACGCCTTTAACTGGGACCGTAAGTCCTTATACGCCGGTGATTGTTATTACTCTAAGAGCCAAATCTTTGCTCGAACTGGCTACCTTAAAGCCAACCCTTTCAG GTACAATGTGACCAAGTACATCTACGCAACGGCTTCTTTAAACCTACCAATCTGTTTCATCGTCAAGTCTTTGTCAAAGGAAGCATCACGCGTGCAGACTAACTGGATTGGTTATGTAGCCGTGGCTACAGACGAAGGCAAGGCGCTGTTAGGGAGGAGAGACATTGTTGTAGCTTGGAGAGGAACTCTTCAGCCATATGAATGGGCTAACGATTTTGATTTCCCACTTGAGTCAGGTGTCAAAGTTTTCCCTGTATTCGACTCCAAGATCGTGCCTCGTATTGGAAGTGGCTGGCTCGATGTCTACACCTCTTCTGATGCTAAGTCGCCTTATGACACTACTAGCGCACGAGAACAG GTACAAGGAGAGCTCAAGAGATTGTTAGATGTTTACAAGAACGAAGAAGTGAGCATCACTTTCACAGGCCATAGCTTGGGCGGAGTAATGTCAACTCTAGCAGCTGCAGATCTTGTCAATGGCAAGAAAAACACGATCAGTTCAGGTCTTGAAAGAAAGCAAGTTCCCATCACAGTTTTTGCATTCGGGTGTCCTCGAATTGGGGACCAAGACTTTGTAAAAATCGTCGACTCACTCAAACAACTGAACATCCTGAGAATAGTCAATGTTCCGGATGTGGCACCACATTATCCACTCTTACTGTATGCAGAAGTAGGCCAGGAGCTCCAGATCAATACGTTGAACTCGACTTACCTGAAAAGGTCTCTAAACTTTAGGAACTATCATAACCTGGAGATATACCTGCACGGCATGGCGGGGATGCAAGACAAAGCGGGGCTGTTTAAGCTGGTGATTGGTCGGGATATTTCATTGGTCAATAAAGGTTTAGATGCTCTGAAAGACGAGTTCTTAGTGCCCAGTACCTGGAGGTGTCTTGCAAACAAAGGGATGGTTCAAAAGGATGATGGCACATGGCAGCTGGATGTCCACAGGAAAGATCATGATGATGATTAA
- the LOC103844054 gene encoding ervatamin-B gives MLNELRNSNLTLVVLICFVLIASRLRSVSSSVYNPHNTLKKQFGKWLQYHGKSYGGKDEWMFRFGIFQSNLQFIDYINSLHLPFKLAENRFADMTNSEFKAHFLGLNTSSSRLHSNHSCDPSASGNVPDAVDWRKEGAVTPIRDQGRCGGCWAFATVAAIEGITKIKTGNLIPLSEQQLIDCDTGSYNKGCSGGLMETAYEYLIANGGLVALDDYPYTATDGTGCDQEKSQNKIVTITGYEKVAPNEASLEVAAAQQPVSVGIDADGFIFQFYSSGVFTGYCGSSLNHAVTVVGYGEEAGEKYWIVKNTWGTGWGEEGYIRMERGYRKETGKCGITMLASYPLQ, from the exons atgCTGAATGAACTTAGAAATTCTAACCTGACCCTCGTCGTTTTGATTTGCTTTGTGCTTATAGCTTCAAGGCTGCGTTCCGTCAGTTCTTCTGTGTACAACCCACACAACACCCTGAAGAAGCAGTTTGGGAAGTGGCTTCAATACCACGGAAAATCATATGGAGGAAAGGATGAGTGGATGTTCAGGTTTGGGATATTCCAGTCTAATCTCCAGTTCATTGACTACATCAACTCCCTCCACTTGCCCTTTAAGTTAGCGGAGAACAGATTTGCGGACATGACCAACTCCGAGTTTAAGGCCCATTTCCTCGGGTTAAACACGTCTTCCTCGAGGTTACACAGCAACCATAGTTGTGACCCATCAGCATCAGGCAATGTTCCGGACGCTGTGGACTGGAGGAAAGAAGGTGCTGTGACTCCCATTAGAGATCAAGGAAGATGCG GAGGTTGCTGGGCTTTCGCTACGGTTGCAGCTATTGAAGGCATCACCAAGATAAAAACAGGGAATTTAATACCTCTCTCAGAACAACAACTCATAGATTGCGACACCGGAAGTTACAACAAAGGCTGTAGTGGTGGATTAATGGAAACGGCATATGAATACCTCATAGCCAATGGTGGACTCGTCGCCCTGGACGACTACCCATACACAGCCACAGATGGTACCGGCTGCGACCAAGAAAAATCCCAAAATAAAATCGTTACGATTACAGGATACGAAAAGGTAGCCCCGAACGAGGCGAGCCTAGAAGTCGCTGCTGCTCAACAACCAGTATCAGTTGGAATTGACGCTGATGGGTTTATCTTTCAGTTCTACTCTTCTGGTGTTTTCACAGGTTACTGCGGATCAAGTCTCAACCATGCAGTGACTGTTGTCGGATATGGAGAGGAAGCGGGCGAAAAGTATTGGATTGTAAAGAATACATGGGGAACTGGTTGGGGTGAAGAAGGCTACATACGGATGGAACGAGGTTATCGTAAAGAGACGGGTAAATGTGGTATTACTATGCTTGCAAGCTATCCCCTGCAGTGA
- the LOC103844053 gene encoding pentatricopeptide repeat-containing protein At1g06270, which produces MAYRFTHLRKPLAYSPSRSIPFSRQVSSFEAVEKAIKCAVETKEYLQIPHLVVSLKEPYQNSKLFSFLSAFHHHHRIRVIDEILQSFVPVRPRSLPKIVYSSLLTYCLQSSDPLPLSFAILQRTLRSGCLPNTQTHLLLSDAWLERRGRGSQSVVEIINEMKLIGYSPDTGTCNYLVSSLCAVDKLDEAVRVVEEMGGAGCIPDVESYGAVINSMCLARKTSDVVKIVKEMVSKAGISPRKGMLTKVAAALRANREIWKAIEMIEFVESRDYPVEFETYEVLVEGCLEVREYILAGKMVMRMTDKGFIPYIKVRQKVVERLIGIGEWKLACTVRQRLAEMRS; this is translated from the coding sequence ATGGCATATCGTTTCACACATTTGCGAAAGCCTCTTGCTTATTCTCCCTCCCGCAGCATCCCCTTTTCTCGGCAAGTCTCTTCCTTTGAAGCCGTTGAGAAGGCTATCAAATGCGCCGTCGAAACAAAAGAGTATCTCCAGATCCCTCACCTCGTTGTCTCGCTCAAAGAGCCTTACCAGAACTCAAAGCTCTTCTCTTTCCTCTCTGCTTTCCATCATCATCATAGAATCAGAGTCATTGACGAAATCCTCCAGAGTTTCGTGCCCGTGAGACCTCGTTCTCTGCCCAAGATTGTCTACTCTAGTCTTCTCACTTACTGCCTTCAGAGCTCAGATCCACTTCCTTTGTCCTTTGCGATTTTACAGCGTACTCTTCGTTCCGGCTGTCTTCCTAATACTCAGACTCATCTCCTTCTGTCTGATGCTTGGCTTGAACGGCGAGGAAGAGGATCTCAGTCTGTTGTGGAGATTATTAACGAGATGAAGTTGATTGGGTATAGTCCTGATACTGGGACATGCAACTATTTAGTGTCATCACTCTGTGCTGTTGATAAGTTGGATGAGGCGGTTAGAGTTGTTGAGGAAATGGGTGGAGCTGGTTGTATTCCTGATGTGGAAAGTTACGGTGCAGTGATTAATTCAATGTGTTTGGCTAGAAAGACTAGCGATGTGGTGAAGATTGTCAAGGAGATGGTGAGCAAAGCTGGAATATCTCCGCGGAAAGGGATGCTGACAAAAGTGGCAGCAGCTTTGAGAGCCAACAGGGAAATCTGGAAAGCCATAGAGATGATTGAGTTTGTCGAAAGCCGAGATTACCCTGTGGAATTTGAGACTTATGAGGTGTTAGTAGAGGGTTGCCTAGAGGTTAGGGAATACATTTTGGCAGGGAAGATGGTGATGAGAATGACTGATAAAGGGTTTATACCGTATATCAAGGTTAGGCAAAAAGTGGTCGAGCGTCTGATTGGCATTGGTGAATGGAAGCTTGCCTGTACTGTTAGACAAAGACTTGCCGAGATGAGGTCTTAG
- the LOC103844419 gene encoding uncharacterized protein LOC103844419 isoform X2, with the protein MYMEKRLFSSTVITVRFFKYSKSTPTPLQLPLTHLYYAISGRGHDYAIPLYSTRINSFPLKNKRFSPLLPYHYSISFFILFFGVYEANCLLQLWRVIILEMVSARLVDHPDSPEEQQMRPIPKMMFAAGEEPVGVRVLTYQSSSVLKRIFNALEEDEVEIIRQSSFGRLIEIADKPVFSGRFARYLLSRQLKTKKKHEAWFRFAGKPVRFSLREFATVTGLPCDNFPQKSKMKLKKTISEKPYWPTFFGKVEVVTVSSLIKMLYRKTVKDKEIRIKYACLALLESVLLPTSLNMKISREHAEAIEDLGEFLASLWGRLSFDLLMGSIKERDEIGLSQNTIVVKGFVLGLQLVLVEAVPALTEVVDDTGSSSESDVKDLDGVGRDIFRKKHTLNPAHARSVDKRTDVIVHSILDDDPLQPLDAGNLAYSDEEQDSRVENLVEGIKGNINYNYSSFEGGMRQIDVECMRQSSKGSSKSKKANNLHNNVERIDPSYVAATVIEKMKPRLDLLEKNQNAASSTLVEMEGRVVRQVESVLVKFKEDMINSVKDMVSGLCKDYLAAHVGPQYVTPPVRNDVSGTSNHTTPVADQNEVTIRNVLRNLSDYSTPPRSTRMSQDENRTPTMKDNHGSGYECVTPVPPNGAQSANSESRARQSSFQQRLELHKRKAHNVEEEPSFSLGLTQEEQSVGIVNVSVREDEFADLVPPIHVADNIEERQLCRKSKRQKTVPSGLLETYQCGPHLLSRLREYRKFIFLLDDMSAMERKFEKLSSDVKRNS; encoded by the exons ATGTACATGGAAAAAAGATTATTTAGCTCCACGGTTATAACTGTTCGTTTTTTCAAATATTCCAAAAGTACCCCTACTCCACTTCAGCTCCCTCTGACACACCTATACTACGCTATATCTGGTAGAGGTCATGATTATGCTATACCACTCTACAGCACGCGAATAAACTCATTTCCCCTAAAAAATAAACGTTTTTCTCCATTATTACCTTACCACTATTCAATCTCCttcttcattttatttttcgGAGTATACGAAGCAAACTGTCTTTTGCAATTGTGGAGGGTGATAATTTTAGAGATGGTTTCTGCTCGGCTTGTTGATCATCCGGATTCACCAGAAGAACAACAGATGCGGCCAATTCCAAAGATGATGTTTGCAGCTGGCGAGGAACCCGTAGGTGTTCGTGTTCTTACTTATCAATCGTCGAGCGTTTTAAAACGTATTTTTAATGCGTTAGAGGAAGATGAAGTTGAAATTATTAGGCAATCTTCTTTTGGTAGATTGATCGAGATTGCAGACAAACCGGTATTTTCGGGTAGATTCGCAAGGTATTTGTTATCAAGGCAGCTCAAAACGAAGAAAAAACATGAGGCCTGGTTTAGATTTGCCGGAAAACCGGTTCGGTTCTCCCTTCGAGAATTTGCAACTGTGACGGGATTACCATGCGATAATTTTCCGCAGAAGTCGAAGATGAAGCTTAAGAAAACTATATCGGAGAAACCCTATTGGCCAACTTTTTTTGGAAAAGTTGAGGTGGTTACCGTCTCTTCTTTGATCAAGATGCTGTACCGGAAAACTGTAAAGGATAAGGAAATCCGGATTAAATATGCATGTTTGGCTCTTCTCGAATCGGTCCTTCTTCCTACAAGCCTCAACATGAAGATATCTAGAGAGCATGCGGAAGCTATTGAAGATCTAGGGGAATTTCTTGCGTCCCTGTGGGGGAGGCTTTCTTTTGACCTGCTTATGGGTAGTATtaaagagagagatgagattGGTCTGTCTCAAAATACGATTGTGGTTAAAGGATTTGTACTCGGTCTACAGCTAGTGTTGGTCGAAGCTGTACCTGCCTTGACAGAGGTGGTGGATGATACGGGTTCTTCATCTGAATCAGATGTCAAAGATCTCGATGGTGTTGGCCGTGATATTTTCCGGAAGAAACACACTTTGAACCCTGCTCACGCGCGAAGTGTAGACAAGAGAACTGAT GTTATTGTTCATAGCATCCTTGATGACGATCCTTTACAACCTCTTGATGCTGGAAACTTAGCTTATTCAGACGAAGAGCAAGATTCGAGAGTCGAGAACCTGGTTGAAGGCATAAAGggtaatataaattataattactcTTCTTTCGAAGGTGGGATGAGACAGATTGATGTGGAGTGTATGCGACAGTCTTCTAAAGGATCGTCGAAGTCAAAGAAAGCAAATAATTTGCACAATAATGTTGAACGCATTGATCCTTCTTATGTTGCGGCAACTGTGATAGAGAAAATGAAACCTCGGTTAGATTTATTGGAGAAAAACCAAAATGCCGCATCTTCTACGCTGGTTGAGATGGAGGGGAGAGTTGTTAGACAAGTGGAGTCCGTGCTGGTAAAGTTTAAGGAGGACATGATTAACAGTGTTAAGGATATGGTTTCTGGATTGTGCAAAGATTACTTAGCTGCCCACGTTGGGCCCCAATATGTTACCCCACCAGTTCGTAATGACGTTTCAGGCACATCAAACCATACGACTCCGGTGGCTGATCAAAATGAAGTAACTATCCGAAATGTTTTACGCAATCTTAGTGACTACTCTACTCCGCCACGGTCGACTCGGATGAGTCAG GATGAGAACCGGACTCCAACAATGAAGGATAATCATGGATCCGGATATGAGTGTGTTACTCCGGTACCGCCGAACGGAGCCCAGTCAGCCAATAGCGAGAGTCGTGCAAGGCAAAGTTCGTTTCAACAACGATTA GAGTTACATAAAAGGAAAGCACATAATGTAGAGGAGGAACCTTCATTCTCGCTTGGTCTTACTCAAGAAGAACAGAGTGTGGGTATAGTTAATGTTTCGGTACGCGAGGATGAATTCGCGGATCTTGTGCCTCCTATACATGTAGCTGACAACATAGAAGAAAGGCAATTATGTCGCAAGAGCAAGAGGCAGAAGACGGTTCCGTCAGGGCTTCTTGAAACATACCAGTGTGGTCCTCATTTACTGTCACGGTTGAGAGAATATCGGAAGTTTATTTTCTTATTGGATGATATGTCTGCTATGGAAAGGAAGTTTGAAAAACTGTCATCAGACGTAAAGAGGAATTcgtaa
- the LOC103844419 gene encoding uncharacterized protein LOC103844419 isoform X1: protein MYMEKRLFSSTVITVRFFKYSKSTPTPLQLPLTHLYYAISGRGHDYAIPLYSTRINSFPLKNKRFSPLLPYHYSISFFILFFGVYEANCLLQLWRVIILEMVSARLVDHPDSPEEQQMRPIPKMMFAAGEEPVGVRVLTYQSSSVLKRIFNALEEDEVEIIRQSSFGRLIEIADKPVFSGRFARYLLSRQLKTKKKHEAWFRFAGKPVRFSLREFATVTGLPCDNFPQKSKMKLKKTISEKPYWPTFFGKVEVVTVSSLIKMLYRKTVKDKEIRIKYACLALLESVLLPTSLNMKISREHAEAIEDLGEFLASLWGRLSFDLLMGSIKERDEIGLSQNTIVVKGFVLGLQLVLVEAVPALTEVVDDTGSSSESDVKDLDGVGRDIFRKKHTLNPAHARSVDKRTDVIVHSILDDDPLQPLDAGNLAYSDEEQDSRVENLVEGIKGNINYNYSSFEGGMRQIDVECMRQSSKGSSKSKKANNLHNNVERIDPSYVAATVIEKMKPRLDLLEKNQNAASSTLVEMEGRVVRQVESVLVKFKEDMINSVKDMVSGLCKDYLAAHVGPQYVTPPVRNDVSGTSNHTTPVADQNEVTIRNVLRNLSDYSTPPRSTRMSQDENRTPTMKDNHGSGYECVTPVPPNGAQSANSESRARQSSFQQRLVRLFKFTYRFLIFLQFHTFLYYLLSLFIIKELHKRKAHNVEEEPSFSLGLTQEEQSVGIVNVSVREDEFADLVPPIHVADNIEERQLCRKSKRQKTVPSGLLETYQCGPHLLSRLREYRKFIFLLDDMSAMERKFEKLSSDVKRNS, encoded by the exons ATGTACATGGAAAAAAGATTATTTAGCTCCACGGTTATAACTGTTCGTTTTTTCAAATATTCCAAAAGTACCCCTACTCCACTTCAGCTCCCTCTGACACACCTATACTACGCTATATCTGGTAGAGGTCATGATTATGCTATACCACTCTACAGCACGCGAATAAACTCATTTCCCCTAAAAAATAAACGTTTTTCTCCATTATTACCTTACCACTATTCAATCTCCttcttcattttatttttcgGAGTATACGAAGCAAACTGTCTTTTGCAATTGTGGAGGGTGATAATTTTAGAGATGGTTTCTGCTCGGCTTGTTGATCATCCGGATTCACCAGAAGAACAACAGATGCGGCCAATTCCAAAGATGATGTTTGCAGCTGGCGAGGAACCCGTAGGTGTTCGTGTTCTTACTTATCAATCGTCGAGCGTTTTAAAACGTATTTTTAATGCGTTAGAGGAAGATGAAGTTGAAATTATTAGGCAATCTTCTTTTGGTAGATTGATCGAGATTGCAGACAAACCGGTATTTTCGGGTAGATTCGCAAGGTATTTGTTATCAAGGCAGCTCAAAACGAAGAAAAAACATGAGGCCTGGTTTAGATTTGCCGGAAAACCGGTTCGGTTCTCCCTTCGAGAATTTGCAACTGTGACGGGATTACCATGCGATAATTTTCCGCAGAAGTCGAAGATGAAGCTTAAGAAAACTATATCGGAGAAACCCTATTGGCCAACTTTTTTTGGAAAAGTTGAGGTGGTTACCGTCTCTTCTTTGATCAAGATGCTGTACCGGAAAACTGTAAAGGATAAGGAAATCCGGATTAAATATGCATGTTTGGCTCTTCTCGAATCGGTCCTTCTTCCTACAAGCCTCAACATGAAGATATCTAGAGAGCATGCGGAAGCTATTGAAGATCTAGGGGAATTTCTTGCGTCCCTGTGGGGGAGGCTTTCTTTTGACCTGCTTATGGGTAGTATtaaagagagagatgagattGGTCTGTCTCAAAATACGATTGTGGTTAAAGGATTTGTACTCGGTCTACAGCTAGTGTTGGTCGAAGCTGTACCTGCCTTGACAGAGGTGGTGGATGATACGGGTTCTTCATCTGAATCAGATGTCAAAGATCTCGATGGTGTTGGCCGTGATATTTTCCGGAAGAAACACACTTTGAACCCTGCTCACGCGCGAAGTGTAGACAAGAGAACTGAT GTTATTGTTCATAGCATCCTTGATGACGATCCTTTACAACCTCTTGATGCTGGAAACTTAGCTTATTCAGACGAAGAGCAAGATTCGAGAGTCGAGAACCTGGTTGAAGGCATAAAGggtaatataaattataattactcTTCTTTCGAAGGTGGGATGAGACAGATTGATGTGGAGTGTATGCGACAGTCTTCTAAAGGATCGTCGAAGTCAAAGAAAGCAAATAATTTGCACAATAATGTTGAACGCATTGATCCTTCTTATGTTGCGGCAACTGTGATAGAGAAAATGAAACCTCGGTTAGATTTATTGGAGAAAAACCAAAATGCCGCATCTTCTACGCTGGTTGAGATGGAGGGGAGAGTTGTTAGACAAGTGGAGTCCGTGCTGGTAAAGTTTAAGGAGGACATGATTAACAGTGTTAAGGATATGGTTTCTGGATTGTGCAAAGATTACTTAGCTGCCCACGTTGGGCCCCAATATGTTACCCCACCAGTTCGTAATGACGTTTCAGGCACATCAAACCATACGACTCCGGTGGCTGATCAAAATGAAGTAACTATCCGAAATGTTTTACGCAATCTTAGTGACTACTCTACTCCGCCACGGTCGACTCGGATGAGTCAG GATGAGAACCGGACTCCAACAATGAAGGATAATCATGGATCCGGATATGAGTGTGTTACTCCGGTACCGCCGAACGGAGCCCAGTCAGCCAATAGCGAGAGTCGTGCAAGGCAAAGTTCGTTTCAACAACGATTAGTAAGATTGTTTAAATTTACTTATAGATTTCTCATATTCTTACAATTTCATACTTTTCTATATTACTTACTATCCCTGTTTATTATTAAGGAGTTACATAAAAGGAAAGCACATAATGTAGAGGAGGAACCTTCATTCTCGCTTGGTCTTACTCAAGAAGAACAGAGTGTGGGTATAGTTAATGTTTCGGTACGCGAGGATGAATTCGCGGATCTTGTGCCTCCTATACATGTAGCTGACAACATAGAAGAAAGGCAATTATGTCGCAAGAGCAAGAGGCAGAAGACGGTTCCGTCAGGGCTTCTTGAAACATACCAGTGTGGTCCTCATTTACTGTCACGGTTGAGAGAATATCGGAAGTTTATTTTCTTATTGGATGATATGTCTGCTATGGAAAGGAAGTTTGAAAAACTGTCATCAGACGTAAAGAGGAATTcgtaa
- the LOC117129015 gene encoding cysteine protease XCP2 codes for MVAPENKNGDSNNKKCCLMDYAFEYIFKNGGVRKEEDYPYSMEDESEMVTISGQQDVPRNDEKSLLKALAHHLSVSLLILLGVFDGRCSVNLDHGIAAVVYGSSKGSDHC; via the exons ATGGTTGCACCAGAAAACAAAAACGGCGATTCCAACAACAAGAAATGTTGTCTCATGGATTATGCTTTTGAGTACATTTTCAAGAACGGAGGTGTTCGCAAGGAAGAGGATTATCCTTACTCTATGGAA GATGAATCTGAAATGGTGACTATCAGTGGGCAACAAGATGTACCGAGAAATGATGAGAAAAGTCTCTTGAAGGCGTTGGCTCATCACCTCTCAGTTTCGCTATTGATTCTTTTG GGTGTCTTTGATGGGAGATGCAGTGTCAATTTGGACCATGGTATTGCTGCAGTTGTGTATGGATCAAGCAAGGGTTCAGatcattgttaa